In Coffea eugenioides isolate CCC68of chromosome 4, Ceug_1.0, whole genome shotgun sequence, the genomic stretch AAGAACAAATCTTTTCAACCAGATTAATCAGTACTGCTACGCACAAATCCAATCAAAATCATAATTCTTTGTCTTTCAATTAAGATTGTTTACTTTCTTATGTAATATCCAAATTTAACATGGTAGTTGTTAATGTCCCTTGCAGCAAAATAAGAAAAGTTGTGGAGCCTCTCATGATAAATCAAGTCCCAATATTAAATTGTAGTAGAGCCATTTTGACATATATAATATACTTGTTCAActgaaattgaaatgaaaatgCCTATAATAATGATTCGTAAGTGAAAGACAAGTTGATGTACCTGTGAGAAGCACAGGATGTATTTAGATGCCAAAATTCCACAACTTGCAGTTTTCACCCTTTCAATGGTAGGGAAAATGACTTTGATAGATGGATTTCTTAGCTCTTGACTTGCACTCCAGCAGCCCCACTGAGAGGACCAGTTATCAGCTTCAAAGTCCAAATGAAAGTACTAAGAATTTCATTGGTTGCAATCCTAAAAAGAATAGGTTCTTACATGTGGATCAGACTCCTCAGATTCAGATAATTGTGCTGCACGTTTTCCAGATGCTGCTGAAAATGCAGCCACAAATTGTGCATTCACAGACCCAATGGAGGATGAGCCTTACAAAGGACAAATTGACATCACATTGCAAGATAGAGACTGTGTTTCAGATATCATGGTTCAGCATTTGGCATGGAATACTCACCAAAGAGAAAGTCAGTCTCTAAGTGTTCAGGCCATTTGTAGGGAGCCAAAACCTGCAAACAAAGATGCAAAAGTGGAAAAGCTCAGCTTCTGGACTGGGACGTGATGTAGTCCTATGCCACAGAAAGGCCAGTTCTATGATCAATAGCAGATATATACCAACTACTTTCCTGTAGCATCCTTAAATTTTAAAACAGCATAGATCCTCTATTTAAATCCAACCAACCCAGGCCACATCAATGAGTCAACTTTTAGGGCCAAAACTTCAATGATTTCTATACACTTAAAAAGAGAACAGTAGGaaaaacacagaaaataacCTATTAGTATAGTGATATATACATGGTACACACACTGGAGTGACaataaaagaagagaaaaaagatgCAAGGTAATCCAGAAGAGGATCAGTCCCCCTTTAGAAAGTCCAGAAACAACACTAGCTGTCCAATTTTGAGACATTTCAGAATATTGAATTACTGGAGTTAAACATGCAATCAACAGAAAGTATGAACAGTTTCAGGCTGAGAGTCTGCACAGTTGACAAGCCTCGTACATTGGTTTACAGACAAAAATGTAAAACATCCTTTCAACTTCTGCGAGTTTCTTTCAATTGCTCAACAAAAACTTATGCATAGGTAGATATGCTatcacaataataacaagatCCTGTATGATAATTAAGGCTACACAAACAAAACAATAGTTCACTAAATCCCAGTAGAACTACCTCTTGAAGACGCCAAAGGCCTACACATCTATGAATTGATGAAACTAGTGAGCATATGGCAGAAACTTGCTGACATCTCAAGGAATTTGAAATTCCTGAAAAGCATGGGCCCTGAAACAGATGAAATTCACTTTCAATAGTGGTTTCCTTAATACAAAATAGAAAGGGGTTACATAACATGGATTTATAACATACTTGGGAGACATAAAGTATCAACTGTACTTTGATGTAGCTTCCTTCTAAGGCTGCTCTGAGGACTTCCTTTGGGTAAATATATgctgaaaatgcaaaaaagcCATCATCTGATAGTGGAGCTACCCACTGTGCAACATCTCTTGGTAGAAATCCTATTTGAACACAATCTagccaaagaagaaaagaaaattaatcttAGAAACAAACAGAGCTTTAAACTACTTAGCTTCTCACTGGACGGAAACACCGAAATCTATAGTTTGACACAGCTTGCAGAGATCCAAAACAAAGTTACAGGACAAAAGCACTGCATGTTGGAGATTAAGTTGTACTGGAGTttatatgttttgtacaatttacAGAGCAGCCACGTGACATTTTAAGGTCCAGCTCAGCCTTCATCACATGAACTTATAATGGCCTGCCTATATAATAGTATGGCTTGACAAAATTATTTAATTACAAAGAAGCATGCAAAACCTGAGTCAGCAAGCTGATTTTACCTCCCAAAGAAAACTCTTCTGGATTGGGAATTAGAACACTCACTGCATTTACATCAGCCAGAATATTAGTCTCTCGCCTTAAAATAATCTCTGACATTCCATATGCATTCTCAGAGCACTTTCGAAGAAAGGCAGCCAGTTTCTTTAGCTTCACACCATTTGAATCAACTGATGTGCAGAAAAGGTGGCTCATACCAACCACAGATGTTTCAACCGAACCGAGCAAATTTCTGCCAGAGGACTTCTGCATGTTCTTGTTACCCTAAAATATGAAACAATGTGCTTGAGCAGAATATCAGATTCATACAATGGCAATAACGTGAATGAAATGTAGAGTATTGAAAACATGGTCAACACGAACAATGACCAGAAGAAGCTGTCAACATGCAGATTCAACTGTCCACTTAACTTGGAACCCcaacaagaaatgaaaatttccttaaaAAATAATACCAAGCAACAACAACAGTAAAAGAAGGAAATAAGCCGTTTTCATATTCTCTCAGGTAAAGAAGGGAAAAGTCATACAGACAACTGCTTGGCCAGATTATTATCCtagtaaaaaatgaaaactgaaTAAACACCAAGGACACATACATGACTAAAGCAGATCAATCTGCTTTACAAGCTCAAAAGCCCATAGACTGTAAAGATAAATTAGAACGGTTGTAGAAGACAAGGTCTTGAAGGATGCACCCGAAAAAGAACTTTCTAAAAAGTATGAAAATGTCTTGAGTGCTAATAACAAATTACTTACAGACAGAAAATGTCTTGAGTGCAACATGTAAGGACTTTTAGGCGTGTGGATTCCTGGTACAGAAGCAACCAGATGTACAAGAGCACCTTTAAAACTGTATTTGGCCAGTTCCAGAATCCAATGGGCCTGACTTGGTACATCAGCTACTAAAGAAGCCATAAATCCAGCCAGCTGAGCACCAAAATCGGACTTTGAATCTTGATTATTTCCCCCTAAAGATGATTGATTGAATAGTGAACCATAGTCAGGTGTACAAGAACGAGGAAAATCTTGCCACCAGACTGTATTGGTCACATTATTCCActgcagtaaaaaaaaaaaaagcaaaaggagTCAGAACTGTTCAAATAATAGCAACATGCTTACATCTAAACAAGCACCGATGCACAACAACATACTCTCCGTCCTAGCAAAAAAATTAGACAACACCATTAGGATTTTCAGGAAATCCCACAGCAATCTGATTTTTCCCCCTTCAGAATAAAGCAATAGCAGATTGCATCAAATCgacaaaaattgttaaaaaatttgGTTCTGAAAGCTTCAAGAAGCACTCTTTCTGGATTCACTCATAACCAATTaatgttaatttttttgttCTAACTGCAAAGACTGTCAAATTACTAGTCCTCCACTTCGGGCTGAAAGTAGGGCAGCCCACCTAACTTTAATCaaataagataaaaaatataaaagttgcATCTAGGTCCATTGCCAATTTGACTTAGTCTGGAAGGTTTAACCTAGCTTGTATTTCGGTTGGACATGAGTTGACACCTCTCCAAAATCCCTGTGTGCTTTCGTAGCCAGAAACAGATCATACAGCCACCATGTCTTATTAAGCAATACAATTGCTTATAAGAGATATTTTGTAATATGAATTAACCTTTTCTGCTCATGAATATTATCAATTATGCATAAAAAAATATCAATTAAGCAAAGCAAATCAGATAAATGGATATAACAGAAATCCGCAATGATGTACATAAGCGAAagtcaaaaatagaaaaacatcATATTTTTCAGATTGTGTAAATGATAAGACCAACAGAATTACATGAAGAATAAGAGATCCACCTGTCTTGCCACCAAATTTGCGGAAGTAACCACAACCCGAAGGGTGTCTTCTCTTTGCAGCACAAACAATTTTGGATGATGACAAGCAATGCCTGACTTCCTACGGTCTTTACCAAAAGCTATAACCTCAGGAAAAGGAGGATACCTATTATTACAACAGACTACATTACATAACAGGTAGATGACCTCATACTTCTCTATCAAGTCGTAGTTCTCTCTGATAAAAGTGAGTCCACATCATGCAACTTACACCACAACTAAACGCGGAAAATCTGTAAAAGGATATGAGGTTCTTCTTTCAGGGTTTGAACTCCAACACCTTTCAGCATTGTGGCAAGCAATTGTTATTGGGAGATGGGCAGGAATCCTGCAATAGGACAGAAACctacaaaaaaataaacattTTAGTAAATTAGTATACCCATGAACATAAATATCATTTAAGACTTTTTTATAAGTGTTGAAATGGGTACATATTTCACAGCCAATACATGCAAAACATGGAGATAGTGTGTTGCTTTATATTGCTTTCTGAACTAGATGCCTAGTATATCAAATTAGGCAAACAACAAAGAAGAGCAATCACATGAAGTGGACTTACCATGGTATGTCGCTAGTAAATGTTGCAATAAATACCCGCTGTAGAGATTCAACAGGATAAAAGAGCTCTGGCAGTGAAACAACATCTTGAGCTTCTGATGAGCAATGGCCCATGAACTGAAGCCGGTTCAAATAAAACTTCCTTCCTGGTGGCGATACATAACCACCCTCAATCTTATCCTGGCTTACATTACTCCTATCACATAAAGCCATATCCGCCACCCTCGGACAGTCCAAAGACAGTGCCTTGGGTTTGCCACTTACATTCACACCATTATTTTGTTGTAAACGataattatccactttttcttCAGCATTCTCATTAAAACTAAAGCTTTGAGAACCAGTGTTTCTCTCAGAAGAAATTATAGTCCCCTTATAACAATTAACTACCGCATCTCTACAATTAGCAGGGGATTCAGAAAGTGCGACCTCTAGCCTATGTACTCGATCTTCGCTACTTGATTTTACACCACTACTTTTTAAAAAACTGATGAACTTCTTCCCACTTCTCCTAGAATATGAACTACGAATTTTACCATCAAGATTAGCATGCTTCTTCATAAATGAAATCGGATCATTACTACACAAAATATCTCTACACATGCTTAACAAAAAGCCTGCCTTCACGTCCAATTTATTACTTGCTAGTCTGACAGGACCATAATCAATTGACATGCCACTTGCCATCAAATTAGGCACATTCCTATCAACAACTTCCTCTGATAAAACAATTctttctacaaaaaatccaaTTCTATTAACTACATTACAATCACTTCCATTGCCACAAGAAAGTAAAATCTCATCGCCACCATGCAATTCCACAACTTCCCCTTTTCGTATCCTAATTCCATTGGCGAAAACCCCATTCAGTGAAGCCCTGACCCGAGAAGAACATTCAATCTGATCAATACCAAAGAATACACCATCAGCTAAAAATACCTTCTTATCCGAAGAATTGAATAAAATCTGACAGTGGCTTTTACTGATTTTCCTGTCAATAAACAGAAAATCGCAGCAAAAATAATCACGCCCAATTGTATAGGGTTTATTAGGCTCTAAATGGAATGATTTGCTGGGcgattgggtagtttttgagaataATGGCAGTCCAAGGGGTTTTATGAAAATTGAAGCCGAGCAGACAGTTCCGATTCTGGGTTTTTTCGGAGGGTTTGAGGAAAGACTGAATGAATGGCGTCTGAGGGTTTGATGGTAGGAATCTGAGCGTACGATCATACTATTAATTTCATGGCAATTCAtggaaaaaatataataaataactAAGTGGATTAAATCAAGGGAAAAAATTagagaaccaaaaaaaaaaagattgattaTCAGCAGCTTctgtgaaattttggaaaaacaGGAAGAATTGAAAGAATGAAGATGGACTACAAACGAGAAAGAAATTGGAGGGAAGAAATTTGTCCTCCTTCTTCCCCCAAATTACACGTTTCAACTGAATTTTCCCTCCCTTTTTGATCTTCATGAGAAGAAGCTTGTTCGGCAAGTTTGGGCTTCATTTTATCTGGGCCTCATTTAATCCGCAGTCCTGGTAGTAGTTTTGGTTTGGGCCCAACAATACTTCCATTAGCCTCCTTTTATTAGCTTATTTGGACATTCTGAACCGGTAAAAGGAATTGGGCCTTCCATCTTGCGCTTTCGTTTCTTGTCAAAATGGGCTGGGAGCATTCAGTCCCAATAAATTTCCCATGGCAGCAAAGCAACAATCCCCCATCCTCCTGGTATCTACCACTGGGTGGTTTAAAACGATGGATTTTTATTCTATTGTCCATGAATTTTGGACTTGGAATAAAGTGAATTGATGGTTAACCTCACGAAGAGTTATCTAGGAGTCAAATATTGCCCTTTTCACACTTGTTATATTGGGGAATAGATTGTGTAGAATGATGTTTGGGGTACAGTTTTGGGCATAGTGGTGAAAGCAGTACTTACCTTTTTGTTTATAGTATTCCTTTAATATGTAATAAATTCTGTAGATTTGATAATTAAAGGTGTTGGTTAGAATGTAATTTTTTTAGATTGTATGGTGATAAAAAGAATATACTAATTTTTAAGAATACAAAATAGTGAAAGGCAAAGATTAAATTGGAGGGTTATGGTTATGGATGACAGGATTTTTAAGAGTATTAAATCACTTTCAAGATGCCAAGTACCCTTCTCTGAAACTCCTTTAAACTGAGATATTTGGCCACAAGAAAACCAAATGCTGATAATCCAAtgctctttaaaaaaaaattataataatgAATTAAAAGGTAATCCAATAGCTTTTTGATGGCACCCCAATGGCCGGGAGAAAAGCAATTTAATCAAAATCACAAGATTCTACTGCTGTTACATTAAAGTTTTTCAATCAAACTGATGAGTTCAATCCACCAATGATAAACTAGTCCACGTTGTCATTCATGCCTTTTAAGTCGTTACTTTGATACACCAATATTCAAGAATGTTTCATACTAATACGCAAAAATACTATATATTCTAAGAATACAGCAGattaggttatacaaatgttatcgttgcgaaaaaaaaagaggaaaggtTGGAACTCCTATTTTATCTTGAAATCCCCCTCCCAGTCTGAAACTGCATGGTATACTACTGAATATTTGAGAAGATCTCAAGTTAATTAGGATGATTGGCTCCCTAGTCCCAAGAAAGCGATTAAAATTAGGACATGCTTTCATCGAATGTGACAAACTAGTTATTAAGGTATTTCAACCAATCGGTTGATACCAATCATTTTATGTTGTCTTATGGTGCAATAATTT encodes the following:
- the LOC113767518 gene encoding uncharacterized protein LOC113767518 isoform X1 translates to MIVRSDSYHQTLRRHSFSLSSNPPKKPRIGTVCSASIFIKPLGLPLFSKTTQSPSKSFHLEPNKPYTIGRDYFCCDFLFIDRKISKSHCQILFNSSDKKVFLADGVFFGIDQIECSSRVRASLNGVFANGIRIRKGEVVELHGGDEILLSCGNGSDCNVVNRIGFFVERIVLSEEVVDRNVPNLMASGMSIDYGPVRLASNKLDVKAGFLLSMCRDILCSNDPISFMKKHANLDGKIRSSYSRRSGKKFISFLKSSGVKSSSEDRVHRLEVALSESPANCRDAVVNCYKGTIISSERNTGSQSFSFNENAEEKVDNYRLQQNNGVNVSGKPKALSLDCPRVADMALCDRSNVSQDKIEGGYVSPPGRKFYLNRLQFMGHCSSEAQDVVSLPELFYPVESLQRVFIATFTSDIPWFLSYCRIPAHLPITIACHNAERCWSSNPERRTSYPFTDFPRLVVVYPPFPEVIAFGKDRRKSGIACHHPKLFVLQREDTLRVVVTSANLVARQWNNVTNTVWWQDFPRSCTPDYGSLFNQSSLGGNNQDSKSDFGAQLAGFMASLVADVPSQAHWILELAKYSFKGALVHLVASVPGIHTPKSPYMLHSRHFLSGNKNMQKSSGRNLLGSVETSVVGMSHLFCTSVDSNGVKLKKLAAFLRKCSENAYGMSEIILRRETNILADVNAVSVLIPNPEEFSLGDCVQIGFLPRDVAQWVAPLSDDGFFAFSAYIYPKEVLRAALEGSYIKVQLILYVSQGPCFSGISNSLRCQQVSAICSLVSSIHRCVGLWRLQEVLAPYKWPEHLETDFLFGSSSIGSVNAQFVAAFSAASGKRAAQLSESEESDPHWGCWSASQELRNPSIKVIFPTIERVKTASCGILASKYILCFSQKTWQRLKNVGILHDAIPYPNERSGFPMHVKVARRRFQSKTDASSFGWVYCGSHNFSAAAWGRPLPNTVDRKVNVNERNSSVLGSRIHICNYELGIIFTVPPSDKKDNGDEKHGNLDDIVLPFATPAPKYKPRDEPATAQAMREVLTEMEREMDAAIAISGECPDEEDEVLEAADFVTVEKEDEKAYAERLWSQVDSSESC
- the LOC113767518 gene encoding uncharacterized protein LOC113767518 isoform X3, whose product is MIVRSDSYHQTLRRHSFSLSSNPPKKPRIGTVCSASIFIKPLGLPLFSKTTQSPSKSFHLEPNKPYTIGRDYFCCDFLFIDRKISKSHCQILFNSSDKKVFLADGVFFGIDQIECSSRVRASLNGVFANGIRIRKGEVVELHGGDEILLSCGNGSDCNVVNRIGFFVERIVLSEEVVDRNVPNLMASGMSIDYGPVRLASNKLDVKAGFLLSMCRDILCSNDPISFMKKHANLDGKIRSSYSRRSGKKFISFLKSSGVKSSSEDRVHRLEVALSESPANCRDAVVNCYKGTIISSERNTGSQSFSFNENAEEKVDNYRLQQNNGVNVSGKPKALSLDCPRVADMALCDRSNVSQDKIEGGYVSPPGRKFYLNRLQFMGHCSSEAQDVVSLPELFYPVESLQRVFIATFTSDIPWFLSYCRIPAHLPITIACHNAERCWSSNPERRTSYPFTDFPRLVVVYPPFPEVIAFGKDRRKSGIACHHPKLFVLQREDTLRVVVTSANLVARQWNNVTNTVWWQDFPRSCTPDYGSLFNQSSLGGNNQDSKSDFGAQLAGFMASLVADVPSQAHWILELAKYSFKGALVHLVASVPGIHTPKSPYMLHSRHFLSGNKNMQKSSGRNLLGSVETSVVGMSHLFCTSVDSNGVKLKKLAAFLRKCSENAYGMSEIILRRETNILADVNAVSVLIPNPEEFSLGDCVQIGFLPRDVAQWVAPLSDDGFFAFSAYIYPKEVLRAALEGSYIKVQLILYVSQGPCFSGISNSLRCQQVSAICSLVSSIHRCVGLWRLQEVLAPYKWPEHLETDFLFGSSSIGSVNAQFVAAFSAASGKRAAQLSESEESDPHWGCWSASQELRNPSIKVIFPTIERVKTASCGILASKYILCFSQKTWQRLKNVGILHDAIPYPNERSGFPMHVKAYLCLC
- the LOC113767518 gene encoding uncharacterized protein LOC113767518 isoform X2 yields the protein MIVRSDSYHQTLRRHSFSLSSNPPKKPRIGTVCSASIFIKPLGLPLFSKTTQSPSKSFHLEPNKPYTIGRDYFCCDFLFIDRKISKSHCQILFNSSDKKVFLADGVFFGIDQIECSSRVRASLNGVFANGIRIRKGEVVELHGGDEILLSCGNGSDCNVVNRIGFFVERIVLSEEVVDRNVPNLMASGMSIDYGPVRLASNKLDVKAGFLLSMCRDILCSNDPISFMKKHANLDGKIRSSYSRRSGKKFISFLKSSGVKSSSEDRVHRLEVALSESPANCRDAVVNCYKGTIISSERNTGSQSFSFNENAEEKVDNYRLQQNNGVNVSGKPKALSLDCPRVADMALCDRSNVSQDKIEGGYVSPPGRKFYLNRLQFMGHCSSEAQDVVSLPELFYPVESLQRVFIATFTSDIPWFLSYCRIPAHLPITIACHNAERCWSSNPERRTSYPFTDFPRLVVVYPPFPEVIAFGKDRRKSGIACHHPKLFVLQREDTLRVVVTSANLVARQWNNVTNTVWWQDFPRSCTPDYGSLFNQSSLGGNNQDSKSDFGAQLAGFMASLVADVPSQAHWILELAKYSFKGALVHLVASVPGIHTPKSPYMLHSRHFLSGNKNMQKSSGRNLLGSVETSVVGMSHLFCTSVDSNGVKLKKLAAFLRKCSENAYGMSEIILRRETNILADVNAVSVLIPNPEEFSLGAYIYPKEVLRAALEGSYIKVQLILYVSQGPCFSGISNSLRCQQVSAICSLVSSIHRCVGLWRLQEVLAPYKWPEHLETDFLFGSSSIGSVNAQFVAAFSAASGKRAAQLSESEESDPHWGCWSASQELRNPSIKVIFPTIERVKTASCGILASKYILCFSQKTWQRLKNVGILHDAIPYPNERSGFPMHVKVARRRFQSKTDASSFGWVYCGSHNFSAAAWGRPLPNTVDRKVNVNERNSSVLGSRIHICNYELGIIFTVPPSDKKDNGDEKHGNLDDIVLPFATPAPKYKPRDEPATAQAMREVLTEMEREMDAAIAISGECPDEEDEVLEAADFVTVEKEDEKAYAERLWSQVDSSESC